The genomic stretch GGTAAGTCCTAGTTTCTTATGGAAGAGATGACGTATCTAGAAAGCTAGCATGAAGAATCCCGAATGACCCAAAAGCCCAATTAGGCTTTCATTGTATCGAGCAAGTTATAAAAGGAACACTCCAACAAGAGCTCGAGGCCTCACGCCAAACACAtctatatacacatatacatattttACCTTTCCTCTCATAGTTTACTACTGCCCAACGGCTCCCACTGCAGTACATTTATCTTATGAGTAAATTAAATATCATTAACCTTAAGTTGTTAGATCTCCATGTCCATGTAAATTCCGATTCTATTGTTCATACCCCAGTCATATCCTGCTGACAATTTGCCTTGATCGCCTATTTTGATAGGCACATCAAATATTTATCTTACTTCTTGTTTTAATAAGAGTGTAAAGCATGACAGTTATAAAACGGCCAATACATTAATAAAGATCGATTGTATTTATGCTAATCTTTATTCTGTTATGcacaaatcttcaattcttattGAGGAATACCACGTTAAATCGTTGGTGAAATAGAAAGTCCTTAAATCGATTGATTATGTAATCACTGGTGCAAGGAAAAATGAATTGATCATTTGCGAGGGCTACCCCCTTCCCTTGCTCAAATCACCTTAGTACGACACACGTTAAATCAATCAATCGATGATCGAGAGGACTCTGGGTCCAGATCTAGTCTCCAATGTCACCATCTCGGTGTAGGGTTATCGACCAATTTAGTCGATATCCTTGAGTCGAATAGACTTTGACACGCCTGTGCAATCGTACACGCACATGTACTTCTGATCTAGGTCCTTGGTCACATGAGCGACCCTAAGTAGTTGAATTGAGAGCAACACCTCCTTTTTGGCACTCTAGGTAGGACGCAGTGGTACGTGTATACCCAAATTTAACATTGATCACAATTCTAATAGGGGCTACTAGTATGCCCGATCACAATATCCAACCCTCAGGTACATCCACATTATTGATCAATTAGGCTCGCCTTATAGAACCCTTACATTCTAGTGAAATACAAAGTGTCCTTGTGCACACTTGTCTCACTTGTGAGTTTTTAGTTCTTCTCACTTGGGGAAAGATGGTTTGTTCATGACAGGAATGTGAGACAAGTGCCACACATTCTACACTTGAGGAAGCACGTGGGATGTGACAACACGCTACTAATGAAGAGGAAGAGAATAGACAAGCATGAGGGCACATTCGCACATCAATCACTCGTCTAATAAATCTCTAGCCTTTTCATTTACAATtagatgacatatatatataaaataagtctTTCTAGTGATTTGATAAATTagtcatataaaaaaaattcaaataatatTAGCCTACATGCAACATCCAACCATCCCCACTAGTACTATACATTGGAAGTAAGTCATCCCAATGACAGTAGAGCCGTCGGTAATGAAGGTTATTAGTAGTAGCTTGTGCTAGGGTTGGGCCAGCCCGAAATATGGAATGGTCTTAGTCTTTGTAATTCAGGTCATGAACCTTTCTTCCCAATTTATAAATAAGTTAATAAAAAGAAAGTGCAGCCGGTTGAATCTAACCTATTCTTAAAATATACCTCAAAGCAGATtcattctttcattttttatttttaacttatcTGGTCTTCGACAACTGGAGCCGGGTCTTCTTTCCTGGTTATTACAAATAtcaaaatgatgaaaaaaagTTGAATTCAAATATCAAATATTTCAAGAACCAATCAGGTTCGCCGAACCCATGACCAAAAAGGCATTTTTATCATATATGATGGAGCACGCTTAATGAACAGCCTACATCTTGTAGACAAGTGAGTCACTGAGCTAGGGCTTGGTTCTTGCATAACACCATCATGGGCTGGTTCTTGGGCTGCTTGTTTTGACTATTGGGCTGAGCTTGGGCTCAAGTTCTACTTTGCAGGCCACGCCAACACTCTGACCAtttgaggggttttttttttttttttttaccatttatTAGAAGAGCAGCAATCATGGAGAAGAGCTGTACaggagtcgagttagctcggtcagcttattcgacttggctcaaaattggattcagaccgagttgagctgatttttttgagctcaaaaaaaatttcgagctaagttcgagcttgcctgagctcgactcggtccgatcaAACCTCTGTCAAATCCgctcggtgacttggttattttgatgtTGATGCTGCTTGCCGAGCGTTCGATGAAATGagtcaatgaagtgttgtttcgagTGCGTACATTATCCGTGGGATCGGCCGGTGGCGAGTAAGGAacggatatgaaacaaatctctacaaaaaaaatatttacattatAAGATTGCCCTCATTCTTGATTTTGATACCGCTTGctgggtgtttgatgaaatatatatataaagtactattaatgttttgcattatgtgagaaattgaagatataCTCTGTTTTTTAGAAAATGTCGTgcaggctcaaactcggctccaactggcccaagctgttgaTCAAACTGAGTTGAactggctagtcaagctcgaggagcgagctgagccgagttcgaactaGGGTTAGCTATTGGTCGAGCCAAGCTGAGCTGTGtgaagctcgacttggttcgactgaTGTACACTGGAGAATGTCTTTTGTACCACTGGTTGGAAATGAAAAGGAACCATTTGCGTGTCAGATAGACTTATAGATGTGGttgtatggcatccaatccatttatcagATTCATCTTCTATATATCATAAATCTTGTAGTATATATTTagtaaaaataggaaaaagtacaGTTCTTATGATCTAACAATGAATACATTTAAGTACCCAAATCATAATACAGAACAACAAAAATACAAAAGATTTCAAACTTTTACCTTAAGAATAATACCTCTTAAAAACTCTTGGGAGATAGAAAGGCAGCAAGAGCCCGAACAGATTGAAAGACCAGAAGAGCAGATTTGCGACTGCCAGTCCCCACCCCACGTGCAATCTCATCTCCGATCCGTGTTCTTCTACCTTCCTAATCTCTATCTTCAACCATTCGATGATCGTGAAGAGCCTCTTCGTGTTGTATATGACAGGAACGAATGCCTGGACTGGCAACGAGAAGCGACGGGAGAACGTCATGCCTTCCATGAAGATTTGGGCAGCGAGGAGGAAGACGAACGGGACGGCCGCTTTGATTCCTTCCTTATCTCCTTTGTAGATACCTTGGAAGATGTAGACGATCGGGAAGAAGAGGCTGATCAGGGCTGAGATCGGGATGTAGAGGCCTAGGAGACGGCTCTTGTTGAAGACGGGCAGTTCGAGTTGTGGAGTGAGGGTGGGGAATGCGACTTTTgagaggaagtatatgtagaagaTGGAGAAGATTACGAAGGCGTAGTCTTCGATGGCAACCATTCCAGTGGCGGAGAAGACAGTGACAAGAGCGAGGGCTTTGAGCTGGCGGAACGTGATGAGACGAAGGCGGTGGCGGTCTTGATCGATTGGATTGGGCTCGTGGTGTTGTTCTTCCTTTGGAGGAAGGATGTCGCTGCAGGTGGGGGCCATGCCGCcagacattttttttaaaaaaaagaggtgTTTGGATGTGGGAAGGAGAGATTTGAATTGGGTTTTTTGGGTGTGGGTAGAAGAGATTTGAATTGGGGTTTTGGGTTTGGGAGGGAAGGAAGAGAGGTGAGATttgagttggtttttttttttttttggttatcttcctttttctttttaatggatagctatagaaggaaagaaaagagaagttaGAAGAATGGAAGATTGGATTAGAGAGAATGCttggaaggggagagagagagacggagagagaacGTGGGTTTTCTTAAAACGGAGAAGGAGAAGGCTGGGTTTAAGAGGGGGGAATTCGTTGGAGGGGTAGTTGCGAGGCAGGAATTACCCGGGTAATACCTTAGTGGCTGTCAACCTTACCGTCGGCCTACTTtgattatccactccgtccatccgtctttCCAGACCATTACAGGATATGGTACGAAAAttcaagcaaatccaaatcttaggtgggtcataccaaaggaaaaagtggtaattgaacgcctgccattacaAGCTTTCTACGcgacggtaatgtttattttccatccattccgCTGATAAGGTCAATAAAACTTGGATGTAGAGACGGGCATCGAGTTGCGTTAgatcgagttagggctgaccccacttgatccggttttgaaataggcttgactcaaactcaaccctgagtccagcatgcctgacccagtCCAAATCCGAGCCTAGCTTGGATTAATCCGGactgagtccgactcagtcacAATTACTGAGTCAGGTCAAGTATGCACCAAATTAGGTCGAGTGTAGTGGGTATCCACgggctaaaatcacaactcaaaacctagtttCACTTGCCCAAATTTCAACCTCTCCATTGCAAGCTCTCATTGACTCTAAGGTGagtttatatacacacacacacacacggaagcgctcacctgcgaaccagttcgtacatactacatacgaacttttttgggaactcatcatatctgatgagtctcgaaaatctgaacggtccacatgaagcaaaatctcatgaaaccccctagtacgaaattttactttgatccaaaactttggtgggccatgaaaaatgcaaacagtttcttcccttgatttgaatttctctttgctatggcccaccagaatcttagatcagggtgaaaattcaccccttaaggtttcatgggattttacatcttatggacggttcagattcgacacccatgacacgtgtgcaaaggtgcgcatgtgcgtaggtgagcatgctatgtgtgtgtgtgtgtgtataaaacgTCGGTTTTTCAAATCGAGTCAAGTCAAATCCGAGTCAAATTTTGAGTTGAGTtaggtcgagttactgggtgactcaaATGATACTCGAATGATCTCAGATTGGATGAAGTCAACTCGATTAGGATCGATTCACCCacacaaagtttttaattgtcattcaccactatttccagtggcatggtgcacctaagatttggatatgcgtAAGTTTTGAGAGCATGTCTTAAAATcaactgaaaaatggatggatggcatagatatacaacacattcattaaggagggccccacacggtaagggtaacaccgtTACCCGATAACGCTAATCCAATTAGAAGGAGAAAGCTCATACGTGCCGCAATAAGGAACGGAGGAGACACATGTTGGGATGAGGTATGTTGGGATGCCGTTTGGGTACTATCCTAGCCTATTCCGATATCTGGAGAGGCTGGGGatatgtatgggctttatccaTAGTGTACATCCATTGTTTTATGTCATTTTATGTTATAAGCCtgaaaattaggtatatccatgTTGATGCTGTTTTCGGCTCGCCCCCTTTGTGGCCCTGTGACCTGCACAAGTAAAAGGAAAAAGGTGACCCTAGCtttagcaggggaccctccgatgcttaagtcagaaccTGGGTCTTTGAGTAAAGGTTTTGGGGTGAGAGTTTTTACATACCTTTTACCATGAAGGTCTCCGTATTTATAATGGTGTCGTGCCCCGTAGGGTTCCCGTAATTAGAGTTGATCTCAATCTCTTAGGATCTGTAATCCCTGATATTCCTGGATTTTCAGAGATTTTATAGCCTTATCTCCCAAAAATATCGAGTAGAAACTTagagttttactaggtaacttcCAAATATAGAACAATATAGCTTAGCCGACTCATATACGGTTGCGCCGAGACAAGTTTTACAGTTAATCTCCACCCACTTTATTGGCTGACTCAATCTTTGAGTCAGACTAAAGCTCGGGCGGCTCTAGGGCCAACTGATCTTAGATCGGCTAGGGCTTTCCTTTGTGAGGCATTTAATTGAACCTTGAGGTGCACTTCCTCCCTTAGAGGCTTCGCTTTATAACTCACGACGCTTAGGCTACGGCGGGGCCAGGTGCCTCACCATCCGAGCTACGTCTCTCCATCCAGCGTTCTTGTGGACTTTGGGCTTTATCCGGATTCGACGTCTGACGAGTCCGAGCCATTACTTCACTAACTCTTCTGACCCTCAAGCTGACTCAAggacttgttatatttttttCCCTAACAGTGAGCCCCCTACTCCGTGCATCGCCTCAAGGCGGTCGAGGGAGTAATTTTGAATTGAGTCGGGTTGTATTTGAGCCGAGTTCATGATGAAGCATTTATTGATTGCAGGACGGTTTGCACGGCTTTCGAGACATATCGTCTCGCTTAACCATGCATCGGTTCATTTTTCGAGGCCGCACGAGTGGAGTGACTGTTGCTTCGACGCCAGGGTGTATGAAGATCGAACACGTGGCAGAGTATTTGGTGGCAACGCGTGGGGTGCTGCCACTTGTAAAGCTGGGGCGCCCGAGGAGATGTCGCTTCGGCTCCTCATTTAATGTTGGAGCCACATGGCGGTTTTATAAAAAGGGTCGCCCTAAGCACGCTTTCACCATTTCGCGCCTCTTTGCAATTCTTGTTCATCTCCTCGCTCCCTCTTGCGGACCCCAGCGTAGTAATCCTTTGCTTCGCCTATTTTCGGCACTCTCGGACTTCTCCCGGTGAGCtccttcttcctccctttcttttcttttagcaaTGTCAGGCCCCGCAAGCCCTAGGTAGGGAGAATACGGTGGTGAGGGTGAAGCGAGCGGCTTTTGGGCGGCTTCAGAATCACCCTCACAATTGGCAGAGATTGCTGGAGAGGCAGACATCCTATTCCGCCATTCGCAGAGGGTAATGGACCCTCAGGCAGAGAGGCCAGTGGCGTTAGTGGAGGCATTGGACTCACCTTCTGAGCATATGGCCATTGGAGGCTCCTCTGGTCATTTTGATCCTGAGGAGGGCGGTGAGGAGGAAGTTGAGATCGAAGAACGGGTTAAAGGGCCCGTGCCTTCGGTGATGACAGAAGAGGAGCTTTTTAAAATCTGGTCAGGATATCATATTCCGGACTCGGTCATTTTGACTCTCCCTCGGCCAAGAGAGTTACCCGACCAACCTCCCCCGGGGCAGTTGCGATTTTCCATGTTGCGCTGCAATGCGGTCTCCGGTTACCGCTTTAGAAGATTGCTTGGGACCTACTGGGCAGTCTGGGCATAGCTCTGGGACAAGTTGTGGCGAACAGGTGGAGAGACTTGTTCGGTTGTGTGGTGCTTTGGGCCAAGATGCAGCAGCCCGAGCTAAGTGTAAATGAGTTTCTTCACTTGAACCAAGTGCGGGCGCACACTCAGCATCCGGACTGGCTCTTTTTCTGCTCTTGGCAGAATACTAACGGGCCTTTAATTACCGACTCTCCTTTATCGAACAAACATTAGAGGGATATGTGGTTTTGGGCCCTCGGTAGATGGGAGTCAGCTGAGACAGGGCCTATCCGCCCTTTCATCCCTCGAGCTGTTTTCGCGGCATGTAGAGTTGATGTGATTTATTGCTTTTTACTTAGTCGCATCTTTGCTGAATCATTGATGCGACTTCTTTCTTTCAGTAATACCGAAGCATCCTCCTAAGCTTGATTCGGGCTCATTGACTCGTATTCAGAATTTTCGAGCCTTGAGTCTGGAAAGGAGATCTTGTAAGAGGCTTCTCCAACCGGAGCTTCTTTTCAAGTGGGGCTTCGACTCTGCTGTGACCAGTGAGaaacctaatttttttttttttacatctgaCTGTACTAACGCTTGTTCTTCGAATGCAAACATGTCTGAGGTTCGGCCCACTCTTCGTCCCCCATCTAAGGTCCAACCCCCACCTCGCTCAGGCTCCCGAGCTTAAAAAAGGAATAAAACGGTTTCGAAAGGCCCGTCGAGGACCACCCTTCCTATTCCCTTAGTTATTATCGAAGTCGAGGAAGGTATGAAGGCGACGGAGGCAGTGGCGACGACCTCTGAGCAGCCTCGGGAGGCTCTCGATCTAGAGCCGGCTAAGGCAGCTGTTGCTTAGGGGGCAGAGGAGAGGGTGCCGCGCAAGGTGAGAGCAGTTGAAGAAGAGAAAATGACCTTCCGCCAGAAGGTTGAAGAGATCCTTTCGTGAGCGAGTCGGCAGATGTTCGCAGGAGAATTCTTTGGCCTTCTAGAGTCGTCTTCCGTGGACAACACGCTCGATAGGATCGGGAAGCTGTTGCTTGAGGTAACATCATCACTTTTCTCAGttgtttttgtttcaaaattccctttttttttttgaaaaaaggctTTCGTTGTGCAGTTCGCCCCTTGCATGTTGAAGGCCCGTGCCGAGGTAACTACCTTAGATAGGCGAGTCAGGGACGCAGAAGCTAGGCTTTCAGATGCTGAGGCTTGGCTATTGGAAGCAGAGGCTCGGCTATCGTTCACTGAGTCTCGGGTTGTCTTTGTGGAGGGCCAGCTCGAGAAGACAAAGGCTGCTCTAGAGTCGGTCATGATGGAAAGAGACCGCATGGCCTCGTGATTGGAAGAGGCCAGTTGGCCTTCGAGCAGGCTACCACAGAACGTGCCTCGGCTCTGAAGAAGCTTCAGGAGCTCGCGATGGGGACTAAGGCCACTCTCACGGCTCcgaaggttgaggcggtggaACAGTATCTTTCATCTTTGACTTATGAGGAGGAGCAAACCCTTGTCTATCGAGAGGGCTACGCAGAGTGCATCAAGGTAATGAAAGATGCTTTCCCCCATCTAGATCTGTCCGGCTTCAATGAGGGCCAGTCCAGGTCTGGTGGCGAGGTGACAGTAGACCTCGAGGCATACACTTATGATGCCTCTGCTACTGCTCCGATGCGGCTACATCGGCCCCTGATGTAGCTCCATCAGCATCTTCTAGGTTAGCTCCTGGTGCGGCGGGGGAGGTCGAGCCCTGAAGTTAGTGAGGTGGAGCAAAATTCCTTTCTGCTCCCCACATTtgcttcaagcacttcaagcacactaAGCTTCGGAGCCGAGCAAGTGAACAACGTCAAACGTCATCTTTTACTGATATCCGAGTGTTGAGCATTTATTGTTTTGTCAATACGATTGTAAACAATGAACCGATAATGTAACACTTATGAATATATGCTTTTTGCTACTTATTGTGCATTCTATATTTTTTCATGATTCTAAGTGTTTAAAGTAGTCGAGTGGATTGCTCTTTGACTGAGCTAAGGATAGTATATCTTGAGATGCTTggcattccaaggatgaggcaggAGCTGCCCTGTTAGGTGTTCTAATCGGTAAGTACCTAGCCGGATAGTATTTGCGATTATGTAAGGGCCCTCCCAATTGGGCACTAGCGTCCCTGCACTACTTTCCTTGGTATTCTAAAAAGTTCTTCGGAGGACTAAGTCCCCCACTTGGAATCACCTGACTTTGACTCGGGCGTTATAGGATTAAGATACCAATCGTTAATAGGTGGTTGTCCGAAGTTGAGCCAACTCTCTGATTCCATCCAGGAGGTCGAGGTTGAGGGTTAGCAGCTCCTCATTGTCTTGCTCGCTGAACAAACTTACTCGGGTGGTAGGTAGGCCGATCTTCACAAGATAATCGCTTCTGAGCCATACACTAGTGAGAATGGAGTTTCTCCTGTCGTGGTTTGAACCgtagttcggtatgcccagaGAACTTTAGgaagttcttcagcccatgctcctttgaCTCGGTCTAGCTTAGTCCGAAGGTACTACTTTATAACCTTGTTAACGGCTTCGACTTGCCCGTTCGACTGTAGATGACGCGGGGACAAGTAAACGTTCATAATCCCGTGGTTTTGACACATTTCCCGGTATTGCTTGTTGTCGAACTGTTTTTCATTGTCGGAGATAATAGTCCGATGTATCCCAAACCAACAGACgatatttttccaaacaaagtctGTGATCTTCTACTCTGTTATCTTGGCTAGGGGCTCAGCTTCGACCCACTCGGTGAAATAATCGACGGCGACGACGTCGAACTTAATCTGACCCTTCCCTAAAGGGAATGGTCCGATGATGTCTATTCTCCATTGGGCAAAAGGCCAAGGTCTGACAATCGGCGTCACCTCTTTAGGTGGCTGTCGAAGGATGGTGGCAAACCTTTGACATTTATCACAACCCTGAATGAGTTTTCGAGCGTTTTGTTGAATGGTTGGCCAATAGTATCCTTGCCGAATAACCTTGTGAGGCAAGGATCGGCCGCCTGAGTGATTATCGCAGATGCCTTTATGAATTTCACGTAGAGCATAGTCAGCCTCACTCGGTCTTAGGCATTACAGGAGGGGTgcgtagtatcctttcttgtACAGTACTCCGTTGAGCGTGGTGTAACGAACAGCGCGGTTCTTTAGTCGTCGAGCCTCGACGTGATCTTCGGGAAGTCTACCGATCTCAAGATATCTGATGATGGGATTGACCCAAGATGGCTCAGGATCGATGGGGAGCAAGGCCTAGGGTTCAGCTCCCCTGACGCTTAGCTCGACCACGACTTCAATAGGAACAGATCTGGGGATGTCGTCTTCGTCGACTAAAGCCATCTTCGCTAGGAGATCGACTTTGGCGTTCTCGGCCCTTGGGATCTAGGTAACAGAATATTGGTAGAATCCGGCAATCATCTCTCTGGGTTTTGTAAGATAGGCTTTTAACCTCTCATTTCTAGCCTGATATATATCGGTTATCTGGTTGACAACTAGTTAGGAGTCGTTGTACACGTTTAGATGAGTGACTCCTAAGCTAGCTGCTAGTCGGAGTCCTAGGCGCAGAGCTTCATATGCTGCTGTATTATTGGAGGCTTGAATTCCAAGTATCAAGGCATATTGAATAACCGTGTGATCAGGAGTCTCCGGGACTACCCCTtaccccgcttgccttagagttggatgagccatctaCGTAGAGAGATCAAACGGGTTAGGGGGAGGGGTGTAATTGGACGATGCCTCTGGGTCAGTAGAAGAGATTTGTGTTTGCACTGTGACTTCGACAATGAAGTCCGCTACGGCTTGTCCCTTAATTGTTACCCTGGGCTTATAATGAATGTTGAATTCGCTGAGTTCGATCGCCCATTTTGTGAGTCGTCCTGAAGCTTCTGGTCTTTGTAGTATCTGGTGTAGAGGCTGGTCGGTCATGACAATGATCAAGTGAGCCTAAAAGTATGGCCGTAGGCGTCAGGATGATATAACCAATACTAAGGCTACTTTTTCTAGGGTCAGATACGTCGTCTCTACTGAGATGAGGACCTTGCTAATCTAATAAACGGAGAATTGTTTGCCTTCTGCTCGCAGATCAGGGCCAAGCTTATGGCTGCGTCGGATACTGCCAGGTAGATCAGTAGAGGCTCACCTGGCTCGGGCTTAGAAAGCAGTGGTGGCGATTCTAAATATTCTTTGAGTTGATGGAGGGCGTTTTCGCATTCCTTTGTCCAATCAACAAGCTGTTgacccttcaactgtttgaagaaggggagacatctgTTGGTAGCTTGGGACACGAAGCGATTTAGGGTCGCTACCTGTTCAGTCAACCGTTGAATATGTTTGATCGTCTTTGGAGATTTCATGTCGAGCAAAGCCTTAATTTTCTCTGGATTAGCGTCGATTCCCCGTTGGCTGACCAAGAACCAGAGAAATTTGCCCGAGCCTACGCCAAACGCGCACTTACTTGGGTTGAGCTTCATCTAATATTTTCAtaggatgaggaacatttcctctaGGGCAGCTTTATGGTCGGTCACTTTAATGCTATTGACGAGTATATCGTCGAT from Magnolia sinica isolate HGM2019 chromosome 17, MsV1, whole genome shotgun sequence encodes the following:
- the LOC131230595 gene encoding uncharacterized protein LOC131230595 yields the protein MAPTCSDILPPKEEQHHEPNPIDQDRHRLRLITFRQLKALALVTVFSATGMVAIEDYAFVIFSIFYIYFLSKVAFPTLTPQLELPVFNKSRLLGLYIPISALISLFFPIVYIFQGIYKGDKEGIKAAVPFVFLLAAQIFMEGMTFSRRFSLPVQAFVPVIYNTKRLFTIIEWLKIEIRKVEEHGSEMRLHVGWGLAVANLLFWSFNLFGLLLPFYLPRVFKRYYS